The following coding sequences lie in one Streptomyces sp. NBC_00510 genomic window:
- a CDS encoding SpoIIE family protein phosphatase translates to MPSGDVLLLVDEDGRVVEWGRPAEELFGCAAEEAVGRSLGALLRGIAADAGRPRAGFPGGVAVRVEPVLRGTSVLWRVRAAVDAALSEQDVAILKAVFTDSPMELLVLDRQLRVIRMSAGVTAAGGARAGSPLGRHFTEVYDLAGPEAEAGVARQVLESGEPVLNRLVHGPGSPDRRGYRIRSVCYFRLEDSRGDTLGLVASAVDVTDREKARGRLDLLEQVRARVGHVPNVGLVSRELVDAVVPAFADTAVVEMVDEVVRGEEPPKVPVHQDVPLRRAAFRGRLSAYPVGEVRPLPPGTPFTDVLSDARARLVPIDEHAAWLATDPTRTDAILGAGAHSLIVAPLTLRGQALGVVSFYREQDREPFDEDDLAVASAVCAHAALCIENARQYMREWIIASTLQRRLLPGQPAGRPTVEVSRLHQPGVEGGGAWSDAIPLPGARTALVVGDVAGRGIVAAITMGLVRTALHTLAALDLPPDELLARLSETAARLAAASAALPQLDFEPIDIGCAIAVCDPVELTCTVARAGLPEPVVVLPDGTSATLAVPAGPLLSGQDNAPFPATTVGLPAGSTLAMATTSFAERVLAPSAPLRPLLDGAGARPLTEVRDAIGSAFTGTDAGEESVLLLARTRALPADRVLTCALPPGAEAAPIARAAARRQLAAWGVAEETAFTTELIVSEFVGNAVRYGTPPLRLRLVLEQMLTCEVSDTGPGAPHVKHARTVDENGRGLFIIAGLADQWGVRYRAQGKTVWAQQPIGTPTSGR, encoded by the coding sequence ATGCCCAGCGGTGACGTGCTGCTCCTCGTCGACGAGGACGGCCGGGTGGTCGAGTGGGGACGTCCGGCCGAGGAGCTGTTCGGGTGCGCCGCCGAGGAGGCCGTCGGCCGGTCCCTGGGCGCGCTCCTGCGCGGGATCGCCGCGGACGCCGGACGTCCGCGCGCCGGGTTCCCCGGCGGCGTCGCGGTACGGGTCGAGCCGGTGCTGCGCGGCACCTCGGTGCTGTGGCGGGTGCGCGCGGCGGTGGACGCGGCCCTGTCGGAGCAGGACGTGGCGATCCTGAAGGCCGTCTTCACCGACTCCCCCATGGAACTGCTCGTCCTCGACCGGCAGTTGCGCGTGATCCGCATGAGCGCCGGCGTCACCGCGGCGGGTGGCGCGCGGGCGGGGAGCCCGCTGGGCCGGCACTTCACCGAGGTGTACGACCTCGCCGGTCCCGAGGCGGAGGCCGGCGTGGCGCGGCAGGTCCTGGAGAGCGGGGAACCGGTCCTGAACCGGCTCGTCCACGGCCCCGGGTCGCCGGACCGGCGCGGGTACCGCATCCGCTCCGTCTGCTACTTCCGCCTGGAGGACTCCCGGGGCGACACGCTCGGGCTGGTGGCGTCCGCGGTCGACGTCACCGACCGGGAGAAGGCGCGGGGCCGCCTGGACCTCCTGGAACAGGTCCGCGCACGGGTGGGGCACGTGCCCAACGTGGGGCTCGTCTCCCGGGAACTTGTGGACGCGGTCGTGCCCGCCTTCGCCGACACGGCCGTCGTCGAGATGGTCGACGAGGTCGTCCGCGGGGAGGAACCGCCGAAGGTGCCGGTGCACCAGGACGTTCCCCTGCGGCGGGCCGCGTTCCGGGGCCGTCTGTCGGCGTACCCGGTCGGCGAGGTGCGTCCCCTGCCGCCCGGGACGCCGTTCACGGACGTCCTGTCCGACGCCAGGGCGCGCCTGGTGCCGATCGACGAGCACGCCGCGTGGCTGGCCACCGACCCGACGCGGACGGACGCCATCCTGGGAGCCGGTGCGCACTCCCTGATCGTGGCCCCGCTGACGCTGCGCGGCCAGGCCCTGGGCGTGGTCAGCTTCTACCGCGAACAGGACCGGGAGCCCTTCGACGAGGACGACCTGGCGGTGGCCTCCGCCGTGTGCGCGCACGCCGCCCTCTGCATCGAGAACGCCCGGCAGTACATGCGCGAGTGGATCATCGCCTCGACCCTCCAGCGCCGGTTGCTCCCCGGGCAGCCCGCCGGACGGCCCACCGTGGAGGTCTCCCGGCTGCACCAGCCCGGTGTGGAGGGCGGCGGCGCGTGGTCCGACGCGATCCCGTTGCCCGGCGCGCGGACCGCGCTGGTCGTCGGGGACGTGGCAGGGCGGGGGATCGTCGCGGCCATCACGATGGGGCTGGTCCGGACGGCCCTCCACACCCTCGCGGCCCTGGACCTGCCCCCGGACGAGCTGCTGGCCCGGCTGAGCGAGACCGCCGCCCGTCTCGCCGCCGCGTCCGCCGCGCTGCCGCAACTGGACTTCGAACCGATCGACATCGGCTGCGCCATCGCCGTGTGCGACCCGGTGGAACTCACCTGCACCGTCGCCCGGGCAGGCCTGCCGGAGCCGGTCGTCGTCCTCCCGGACGGCACCTCGGCCACCCTGGCCGTCCCCGCGGGTCCCCTGCTCAGCGGCCAGGACAACGCCCCCTTCCCCGCGACCACCGTCGGCCTCCCGGCGGGGAGCACCCTGGCCATGGCGACGACCTCGTTCGCGGAGCGGGTCCTGGCGCCGTCCGCGCCGCTGCGGCCGCTGCTGGACGGCGCGGGCGCCCGGCCCCTGACGGAGGTGCGCGACGCCATCGGGTCCGCGTTCACCGGCACGGACGCGGGCGAAGAATCGGTGCTGCTGCTCGCCCGTACGCGGGCGCTGCCCGCGGACCGGGTGCTGACCTGCGCGCTGCCGCCCGGCGCCGAGGCCGCCCCGATCGCCCGCGCGGCGGCCCGGCGGCAGCTGGCGGCCTGGGGCGTGGCGGAGGAGACGGCGTTCACCACCGAGCTCATCGTCAGCGAGTTCGTCGGCAACGCGGTGCGTTACGGCACTCCGCCCCTGCGACTGCGCCTGGTCCTCGAGCAGATGCTGACCTGCGAGGTCAGCGACACCGGCCCCGGCGCCCCGCACGTGAAGCACGCGCGCACCGTCGACGAGAACGGCCGGGGGCTGTTCATCATCGCGGGCCTCGCCGACCAGTGGGGCGTCCGCTACCGGGCCCAGGGCAAGACGGTGTGGGCCCAGCAGCCGATCGGGACGCCCACAAGCGGCCGCTGA
- a CDS encoding helix-turn-helix transcriptional regulator — protein sequence MENDAPLAWVGVDTVAERAYRLLLSRDSTTVDDVVAALGVTADEGLAVLERLHHAGLMSRRSSGEFFTVDPRHALRALVESRERRLAAVREAAGPLGVLFDAARRARDGGPGTGVISGLEAVGDRYYRLKQTARTELCALDRPPFLLAPNEPLDEAAVRRGVRVRAVYAAASFEADGGWQELGSLVSRGEEARVVPALPIKLAMADRSAAMVSLSLSVGSAEYLYTESPPLLEALGEFFEKYWASASPLTGEPGSGTLPTAVPGDPADAADGSRRPTDEERNLLALFAAGVKDEAIARQLGISPRTLRRRIQDLFTELGATNRFGAGVAAARRNWI from the coding sequence GTGGAGAATGACGCACCGCTCGCGTGGGTCGGGGTGGACACGGTGGCCGAGCGGGCCTACCGCCTCCTGCTGTCCCGCGACAGCACGACCGTCGACGACGTGGTCGCCGCCCTCGGCGTGACGGCGGACGAGGGGCTGGCGGTGCTCGAGCGGCTCCACCACGCGGGGCTGATGAGCCGTCGCTCCTCGGGCGAGTTCTTCACGGTGGACCCCCGGCACGCGCTGCGCGCGCTCGTCGAGTCGCGCGAGCGCCGACTGGCCGCGGTGCGCGAGGCGGCCGGCCCGCTCGGGGTGCTCTTCGACGCGGCCAGGAGGGCCAGGGACGGCGGTCCCGGCACCGGCGTGATCAGCGGCCTGGAGGCCGTCGGGGACCGCTACTACCGGCTCAAGCAGACCGCGCGGACCGAACTCTGCGCGCTGGACCGCCCGCCGTTCCTGCTCGCCCCGAACGAGCCGCTCGACGAGGCGGCGGTCCGGCGGGGCGTGCGGGTGCGGGCGGTCTACGCCGCCGCCAGCTTCGAGGCCGACGGCGGATGGCAGGAGCTGGGCAGCCTCGTGTCGCGCGGGGAGGAGGCCAGGGTCGTACCCGCGCTGCCGATCAAGCTGGCGATGGCCGACCGGTCGGCCGCGATGGTGTCGCTGAGCCTGTCGGTCGGGAGCGCCGAGTACCTCTACACCGAATCCCCGCCCCTACTGGAGGCCTTGGGCGAATTCTTCGAGAAGTACTGGGCCTCCGCCTCCCCGTTGACCGGCGAGCCGGGATCCGGCACCCTGCCGACGGCGGTCCCGGGGGATCCGGCGGACGCAGCGGACGGGTCCCGCAGGCCGACCGACGAGGAACGGAACCTGCTCGCGCTCTTCGCGGCCGGTGTCAAGGACGAGGCGATCGCCCGCCAGCTGGGCATCTCGCCCCGGACGCTGCGCCGCAGGATCCAGGACCTGTTCACCGAACTCGGCGCCACCAACCGGTTCGGCGCGGGCGTCGCCGCGGCCCGCCGCAACTGGATCTGA
- the wrbA gene encoding NAD(P)H:quinone oxidoreductase: MSIKLAIVYYSSTGTITEIAKEMAETAEKAGAEVRLLKAAELAPQAAIDSNPAWAANHAATADVPVATPADVEWADAVIFGTPTRFGNMSSQLKQFIDTLGGLWAQGKLADKVYSGFVSTATSHGGQESTLLALYNSIHHFGGIVVTPGYTDPAKFVDGNPYGTSHVDAQGNNPVNDTTRTAARIQTERVIKLTAALNRGLAG, from the coding sequence TTGTCGATCAAGCTCGCGATCGTCTACTACTCCTCCACCGGCACCATCACCGAGATCGCGAAGGAGATGGCCGAGACCGCGGAGAAGGCCGGCGCCGAGGTCCGCCTGCTCAAGGCCGCGGAGCTCGCCCCGCAGGCGGCGATCGACTCCAACCCCGCCTGGGCCGCCAACCACGCCGCCACCGCCGACGTCCCCGTGGCCACCCCCGCCGACGTCGAGTGGGCCGACGCCGTGATCTTCGGCACCCCCACCCGCTTCGGCAACATGTCCTCGCAGCTCAAGCAGTTCATCGACACCCTCGGTGGCCTGTGGGCGCAGGGCAAGCTGGCCGACAAGGTCTACAGCGGCTTCGTCTCCACCGCCACCTCCCACGGCGGCCAGGAGTCGACCCTCCTCGCCCTCTACAACTCCATCCACCACTTCGGCGGCATCGTCGTGACCCCCGGTTACACCGACCCCGCCAAGTTCGTCGACGGCAACCCCTACGGCACCTCCCACGTGGACGCCCAGGGCAACAACCCCGTCAACGACACCACCCGCACCGCGGCCCGCATCCAGACCGAGCGCGTCATCAAGCTCACCGCCGCGCTGAACCGCGGCCTCGCGGGCTGA
- a CDS encoding phosphodiester glycosidase family protein, with protein sequence MPFPLQPAVPSPRSAARRGAAVLALATALSIGAGMMTTAQAFAPEQLVSAPAGVTKPGSSGHGLIPSTPGESIVTRETRTPIAPGLNLTRFDRFEADGWVRGQVLVADLAEDRLSVDHISSGTVTGKSRVTEQARRTGAVAAVNGDYFDMNDTEAPVGAAVSREDGLVNSPTEGRNQTVAIGADGLGRLAQVFLEGDVTVGGTEHLKLSGVNTPVLAAGGIGLFTDQWGVSPRTKPVSGADRVTEVRLRDGKVTEVHTSVSSGPIPAGTSVLLGREAGADALAGLAPGDAVTVAYKPRADFGDVAVAVGGGQVLVADGTVKHYTDGDTVTATSRTSVGFSADGRTMYLVAVDGKQTDSRGMDLNELGAFMKGLGARNALNMDGGGSTTMAARLPGESTTGLVNSPSDGSERQVANGLGLFAAPGSGAVRGFRVQPALTADGSEKVFPGLHRAVRALAHDETYAPVPAGRVRWRGDGRVTVRSGHDGSAVVTGKRPGTARVEASSGHRATGSAELTVLAPAVRIAPGSSLVALDGLDDTARLTVTGYDALGDSAPIDASDVKVTGGDGVVSVSPADDATFTVRGLADGASTTLHLTVGKLTTDVAVTVGLAEKSFADLSDAASWTSANDRAPGGSVTPAGGHDGAPGLKLTYDFTRSTATRGQYAVPPQQIQLPGQPQAVTMWINGDGNGEWPRLQYRTAAGVTANLDGPTITWTGWRKVEFPVPVGTPYPLTFQRVRLLETSAARSYTGEVTISDLRVKVAPDVDLPVRPKVEDPVVVTNGTVDGRPLRVAVMSDAQFVARDPGSPLVAAARRTLEEIAAAKPDLLVVNGDLVDEGSPADFALARTLLDEFEARTKGTVPWHYVPGNHEVMGPGNTSNFTAAFGDTTSVFDVEGTRFITLDSSSGTLRGGGFAQLQMLHDQLRDAAADRSVSGVVVFEHHPTEDPLPDRASQLGDRKEAALVEQWLADFRAEGHKSAAFVAGHVGAFSATRIDGVPYLVNGNSGKNPASTPDNGGFTGWTMLGIDPRHGRVTDPFDVPSGDSAIWLRAEVHARTDAVDMVAPATLTVGGVGHASATVTQDGTRTVPVAWPVGAAWSGSRVDVAGADGDGHGHHDGAPVIAYDPATSTVKGLRTGTAVLRVTVNGVTTERTITVRRG encoded by the coding sequence AGCATCGGCGCCGGGATGATGACGACCGCCCAGGCGTTCGCGCCCGAACAGCTCGTGTCGGCACCCGCGGGCGTGACGAAGCCGGGCAGCTCCGGCCACGGACTCATCCCGAGCACCCCCGGCGAGTCGATCGTCACCCGTGAGACCCGCACTCCGATCGCGCCCGGGCTGAACCTGACCCGCTTCGACCGTTTCGAGGCCGACGGCTGGGTCCGGGGGCAGGTGCTCGTCGCGGACCTCGCCGAGGACCGGCTCAGCGTGGACCACATATCCTCCGGCACGGTCACCGGGAAGTCCCGGGTGACCGAGCAGGCCCGGCGCACCGGCGCCGTCGCCGCCGTCAACGGCGACTACTTCGACATGAACGACACCGAGGCCCCGGTCGGCGCGGCGGTGTCGCGCGAGGACGGCCTGGTCAACTCGCCCACCGAGGGCCGCAACCAGACCGTCGCCATCGGCGCGGACGGTCTCGGCCGGCTCGCCCAGGTGTTCCTGGAGGGCGACGTCACCGTCGGCGGGACGGAGCACCTGAAGCTGTCCGGGGTCAACACCCCCGTCCTGGCGGCCGGCGGGATCGGGCTCTTCACCGACCAGTGGGGGGTCTCCCCGCGCACCAAGCCGGTCAGCGGTGCGGACCGGGTCACCGAGGTCCGGCTGCGCGACGGCAAGGTCACCGAGGTGCACACGTCCGTCAGCAGCGGCCCGATCCCCGCGGGCACCAGCGTGCTGCTCGGCCGGGAGGCGGGCGCCGACGCGCTCGCCGGGCTCGCGCCGGGCGACGCCGTCACCGTCGCCTACAAGCCGCGCGCCGACTTCGGCGACGTGGCGGTCGCGGTGGGCGGCGGCCAGGTCCTCGTCGCGGACGGCACGGTCAAGCACTACACGGACGGCGACACCGTCACCGCCACCTCCCGCACCAGCGTCGGCTTCTCCGCCGACGGCCGCACCATGTACCTGGTCGCCGTCGACGGCAAGCAGACCGACAGCCGCGGCATGGACCTCAACGAGCTCGGCGCCTTCATGAAGGGCCTCGGCGCCCGGAACGCCCTGAACATGGACGGCGGCGGTTCCACCACCATGGCCGCCCGGCTGCCGGGCGAGAGCACGACGGGCCTGGTCAACAGCCCGTCGGACGGTTCGGAGCGGCAGGTCGCCAACGGCCTCGGCCTGTTCGCCGCACCCGGCTCGGGCGCGGTCCGCGGCTTCCGCGTGCAGCCCGCGCTCACCGCGGACGGCTCGGAGAAGGTCTTCCCCGGGCTGCACCGCGCCGTGCGGGCGCTCGCCCACGACGAGACGTACGCGCCGGTGCCGGCCGGCCGGGTGCGGTGGCGGGGCGACGGCAGGGTGACCGTCCGCTCCGGGCACGACGGATCCGCCGTCGTCACCGGCAAGCGCCCGGGCACCGCCAGGGTGGAGGCCTCCTCCGGTCACCGCGCCACGGGTTCGGCGGAGCTGACCGTGCTCGCCCCCGCGGTGCGGATCGCGCCGGGCAGCAGCCTGGTGGCCCTCGACGGCCTGGACGACACCGCCCGGCTGACCGTCACCGGTTACGACGCGCTCGGCGACTCCGCCCCGATCGACGCGTCCGACGTCAAGGTCACCGGCGGCGACGGGGTCGTCTCGGTGTCGCCCGCGGACGACGCGACCTTCACCGTGCGCGGCCTGGCTGACGGCGCGTCCACCACCTTGCACCTGACGGTCGGGAAGCTGACCACCGACGTCGCCGTCACCGTGGGCCTGGCCGAGAAGTCGTTCGCGGACCTGTCGGACGCGGCCTCCTGGACCTCCGCGAACGACCGGGCGCCCGGCGGCTCCGTCACCCCGGCCGGGGGCCACGACGGCGCCCCCGGCCTGAAGCTGACGTACGACTTCACCCGGTCGACGGCCACCCGCGGCCAGTACGCCGTGCCGCCGCAGCAGATCCAGCTGCCCGGCCAGCCGCAGGCCGTCACCATGTGGATCAACGGCGACGGCAACGGCGAGTGGCCACGCCTGCAGTACCGCACGGCCGCCGGTGTGACCGCCAACCTGGACGGCCCCACCATCACCTGGACCGGCTGGCGCAAGGTCGAGTTCCCCGTGCCCGTGGGCACCCCCTACCCGCTGACGTTCCAGCGGGTCCGGCTGCTGGAGACCAGCGCCGCCCGCTCCTACACCGGCGAGGTCACCATCAGCGACCTGCGGGTCAAGGTCGCCCCCGACGTGGACCTGCCGGTGCGGCCGAAGGTCGAGGACCCGGTGGTCGTGACCAACGGCACCGTCGACGGCCGTCCCCTGCGCGTGGCCGTCATGTCCGACGCCCAGTTCGTCGCCCGTGACCCCGGCAGCCCGCTGGTCGCCGCGGCCCGCCGGACCCTGGAGGAGATCGCCGCGGCCAAGCCCGATCTGCTGGTCGTCAACGGCGACCTCGTCGACGAGGGCTCCCCGGCCGACTTCGCGCTCGCCCGCACGCTGCTCGACGAGTTCGAAGCCCGCACCAAGGGCACCGTCCCGTGGCACTACGTGCCGGGCAACCACGAGGTGATGGGCCCCGGGAACACCTCCAACTTCACGGCGGCCTTCGGTGACACGACGTCGGTCTTCGACGTCGAGGGCACCCGCTTCATCACCCTGGACTCCTCCAGCGGCACCCTGCGCGGCGGCGGCTTCGCCCAGCTCCAGATGCTGCACGACCAGCTCCGCGACGCGGCCGCCGACCGTTCCGTCAGCGGTGTCGTGGTGTTCGAGCACCACCCGACCGAGGACCCGCTGCCGGACAGGGCCAGCCAGCTCGGCGACCGCAAGGAGGCCGCCCTGGTCGAGCAGTGGCTCGCCGACTTCCGGGCCGAGGGCCACAAGTCCGCCGCGTTCGTCGCCGGCCACGTCGGCGCCTTCTCCGCGACGCGGATCGACGGCGTCCCGTACCTGGTGAACGGCAACTCCGGCAAGAATCCGGCGAGCACGCCCGACAACGGCGGCTTCACCGGCTGGACGATGCTGGGCATCGACCCGCGCCACGGCCGGGTCACCGACCCCTTCGACGTCCCCTCCGGTGACTCCGCGATCTGGCTGCGCGCCGAGGTGCACGCCCGCACCGACGCGGTGGACATGGTCGCCCCGGCCACGCTCACCGTCGGCGGCGTGGGCCACGCCTCGGCGACCGTCACCCAGGACGGCACCCGTACCGTCCCGGTGGCCTGGCCGGTCGGCGCCGCATGGTCCGGCAGCCGCGTCGACGTGGCGGGCGCCGACGGCGACGGGCACGGGCACCACGACGGGGCGCCCGTCATCGCCTACGACCCGGCCACCTCGACGGTCAAGGGCCTGCGCACCGGCACCGCGGTGCTCCGCGTGACCGTCAACGGCGTGACGACCGAGCGGACGATCACGGTACGCCGCGGCTGA
- a CDS encoding NADP-dependent oxidoreductase — translation MRAMVYRRYGGPEVLEPAELPTPRTHVDSVLVRVRAAALNPADLALQAGALDSAVDTYFPVVPGWDIAGVVEHAGPAAPEFAPGDEVIGYIRGDVQRAHGGLAELVAADVRTLVHKPAGMGFAEAAGLPLAGLTAHQAVVRALDVRPRETLLVHGAGGGVGSLAVQIALARGARVIGTASPADQDHLRSLGAEPVAYGRGAAARVRELVPRGADAVLDTAGGGTLAATADAARTGARVASVAETGMPGVVPVFCRLDRADLAALVVLAEAGRLSVRVAATYPLERAADAQRLLAAGGSRGKVVVDVT, via the coding sequence ATGCGGGCCATGGTCTACCGCCGCTACGGCGGCCCCGAGGTGCTGGAGCCCGCCGAACTCCCCACGCCCAGGACCCATGTCGACTCGGTGCTGGTCCGGGTGCGCGCGGCGGCGCTCAACCCCGCCGACCTGGCACTCCAGGCGGGAGCGCTCGACTCCGCCGTCGACACGTACTTCCCCGTCGTCCCGGGCTGGGACATCGCGGGCGTGGTGGAGCACGCCGGGCCCGCCGCCCCGGAGTTCGCCCCGGGCGACGAGGTCATCGGGTACATCCGCGGCGACGTGCAGCGCGCGCACGGCGGACTGGCCGAACTGGTCGCCGCCGACGTGCGCACCCTGGTGCACAAGCCCGCCGGGATGGGCTTCGCCGAGGCCGCCGGACTGCCCCTGGCGGGGCTGACCGCCCATCAGGCGGTGGTGCGCGCGCTGGACGTCCGGCCGCGCGAGACCCTGCTCGTGCACGGCGCGGGCGGCGGCGTCGGCTCCCTCGCCGTCCAGATCGCGCTGGCCCGCGGCGCCCGGGTCATCGGCACCGCCTCCCCCGCCGACCAGGACCACCTGCGCTCGCTCGGCGCGGAACCCGTCGCCTACGGACGGGGGGCCGCCGCGCGGGTACGCGAACTGGTACCGCGCGGAGCCGACGCGGTGCTCGACACCGCCGGTGGCGGGACCCTCGCCGCGACGGCGGACGCCGCCCGCACGGGCGCCCGGGTGGCCTCCGTCGCGGAGACCGGGATGCCGGGGGTCGTACCGGTCTTCTGCCGCCTCGACCGGGCGGACCTCGCCGCGCTGGTGGTACTCGCCGAGGCCGGGAGGCTGTCCGTGCGGGTCGCCGCCACCTACCCGCTGGAACGCGCGGCCGACGCCCAGCGCCTGCTGGCCGCGGGCGGCTCCCGGGGCAAGGTGGTCGTCGACGTCACCTGA
- a CDS encoding nuclear transport factor 2 family protein, with amino-acid sequence MSSEERAERDVREVREVLARYVRATDRRDGKGQGALFTDDAVVQIYARTGTAGHEPVGEPLIGGAAVAYAVEHYMAPHPEGGAGHHMTADHLVEVDGDRAHMNAQFVVFRTRAAARPAGGWPAGALGPQGTVEPVESGYYDTDLRRVDGVWKIVHHRVLMDMPIALPGA; translated from the coding sequence ATGAGCAGCGAGGAGCGCGCGGAGCGCGATGTCCGGGAGGTCCGGGAGGTCCTGGCCCGCTACGTCCGCGCGACGGACCGACGGGACGGCAAGGGCCAAGGAGCCCTGTTCACCGATGACGCCGTCGTGCAGATCTACGCCAGGACCGGTACCGCCGGCCACGAACCCGTCGGCGAGCCCCTCATCGGCGGGGCGGCCGTGGCGTACGCGGTCGAGCACTACATGGCCCCGCACCCCGAGGGCGGTGCCGGCCACCACATGACGGCCGACCACCTCGTCGAGGTCGACGGCGACCGCGCCCACATGAACGCCCAGTTCGTCGTCTTCCGGACGCGCGCCGCCGCGCGACCCGCCGGCGGGTGGCCCGCGGGCGCCCTCGGGCCCCAGGGCACGGTGGAGCCGGTCGAGTCCGGCTACTACGACACCGACCTGCGCCGGGTGGACGGCGTGTGGAAGATCGTCCACCACCGCGTCCTGATGGACATGCCGATCGCCCTCCCGGGGGCGTGA
- a CDS encoding LysR family transcriptional regulator, which produces MDRLETRELEYFVAVAEELHFSRAAERLGIAQPPLSRAIARLERRMGVRLLERTSRRVALTPAGEVFLDECRRLLRELDGAVDRARRAAAPARLTLAVRPGTGSGLLVELVRSYEGVAPELVFTYDRVGALRDGTADVALLCVGSDDLTGLGTADVAEELPVALLPRGHRLAARREVTTAELREDPAFREECPPVGLDEIVDRVALGRLVTVVGSAAADRLTRDVVAVAVADLPATTLALAWPRQAGRPEVAAFARTARTMAGGRGAGDRPA; this is translated from the coding sequence ATGGATCGCTTGGAGACGCGTGAGCTGGAGTACTTCGTGGCCGTGGCCGAGGAGCTGCACTTCAGCCGCGCGGCGGAGCGTCTGGGCATCGCGCAGCCTCCGCTGTCGCGGGCGATCGCACGCCTGGAGCGCCGCATGGGGGTCCGGCTGCTGGAGCGGACCAGCCGCCGCGTCGCACTCACCCCCGCGGGGGAGGTCTTCCTGGACGAGTGCCGGCGGCTGCTGCGCGAGCTGGACGGGGCCGTGGACCGGGCCCGGCGGGCGGCCGCACCGGCCCGGCTCACCCTGGCGGTACGGCCCGGTACGGGTTCGGGCCTGCTGGTGGAGCTGGTCAGGTCGTACGAGGGCGTCGCCCCGGAGCTCGTCTTCACCTACGACCGGGTCGGCGCCCTGCGCGACGGCACGGCCGACGTGGCGCTGCTGTGCGTCGGCAGCGACGACCTGACCGGCCTCGGGACGGCCGACGTGGCGGAGGAACTGCCCGTCGCGCTGCTGCCGCGCGGGCACCGGCTCGCCGCCCGCCGTGAGGTGACCACCGCCGAGCTGCGCGAGGATCCTGCCTTCCGGGAGGAGTGCCCGCCGGTGGGTCTCGACGAGATCGTCGACCGGGTGGCGCTCGGCCGGCTGGTCACCGTCGTCGGCTCGGCCGCCGCGGACCGGCTGACCCGGGACGTGGTCGCGGTCGCGGTGGCGGACCTGCCCGCGACGACGCTGGCGCTGGCCTGGCCCCGGCAGGCCGGGCGCCCGGAGGTCGCCGCCTTCGCCCGTACCGCGCGGACCATGGCGGGCGGCCGCGGGGCGGGGGACCGGCCGGCGTGA